A window of Cohnella herbarum contains these coding sequences:
- a CDS encoding YtxH domain-containing protein: protein MADKKAVKSFLWGTLTGAITGAVTALLFAPKSGRELRGDIAETAQKVGEKTADISRQAGTAVQSLAKRTTNLVVDAKEATGRLVTDIRSRKANIAESDEVAATEETYVEDKSSAY from the coding sequence ATGGCAGACAAGAAAGCAGTGAAGTCGTTTTTGTGGGGGACGTTAACCGGGGCGATTACCGGTGCGGTTACCGCATTGTTGTTCGCTCCGAAATCGGGGCGCGAGCTTCGCGGAGATATTGCCGAGACGGCGCAGAAGGTCGGCGAGAAAACGGCTGACATTAGCCGCCAGGCTGGAACCGCGGTACAATCTCTGGCTAAGCGGACTACGAATCTGGTCGTCGATGCCAAAGAGGCTACCGGACGGTTGGTGACCGACATTCGCTCCCGCAAAGCGAACATCGCCGAATCCGACGAAGTTGCCGCAACGGAGGAAACCTACGTCGAGGACAAATCGTCCGCCTATTAA
- a CDS encoding magnesium transporter CorA family protein: MLNIYKNDFSGKMNEISQFDKGSWIHLSHPSEQEKQLLVQELNIDLEFLSDALDEEELGRIDRDGNRVKLFVDIPICTKDGAKDIYSTVPLGILIMDNYFVTVCLEETAVIDEFTANKVRNLQTHMRTRFVLQILYLTSFYYLQFLKKINRQIETLEMSLRRSMKNKELLTLLELQKSLVYFSTSLETNNMLIERLFSGTFLKMYEEDKELLEEVKIEIRQATKMTETYTVILGNIMNCFGSVISNNVNHVVKLLTAITIIITLPMVIGTFYGMNVELPIQSNPHAFAIIMVMSVTITSITAILFWRKKYF, encoded by the coding sequence ATGTTGAACATTTACAAAAACGATTTTTCCGGAAAAATGAACGAAATCTCTCAATTCGATAAAGGGAGCTGGATTCATCTATCCCATCCTTCCGAACAGGAAAAGCAATTGCTGGTTCAAGAATTGAACATCGATCTGGAGTTTCTATCGGATGCGTTAGACGAGGAAGAATTAGGGCGCATCGACAGGGATGGCAACAGGGTTAAGCTCTTCGTGGATATTCCGATTTGCACGAAGGACGGGGCTAAAGACATTTATTCGACGGTTCCGCTCGGCATCTTGATCATGGATAACTATTTCGTGACGGTGTGCTTGGAAGAGACGGCCGTCATAGACGAGTTTACGGCTAATAAAGTAAGAAACTTGCAAACGCATATGAGAACGCGATTCGTCTTGCAGATTCTGTACTTGACTTCATTCTACTATTTGCAATTTCTTAAGAAAATTAACAGGCAGATCGAAACGCTGGAGATGTCATTGCGCCGGTCGATGAAAAACAAGGAATTGCTCACTTTGCTTGAGCTGCAAAAAAGCCTCGTATACTTCTCTACTTCGCTCGAGACGAACAATATGTTAATCGAGCGGTTGTTCAGCGGCACCTTCTTAAAAATGTACGAGGAGGATAAAGAACTGCTCGAAGAGGTTAAAATCGAAATCCGGCAAGCGACGAAAATGACGGAGACGTATACGGTCATTCTTGGAAATATCATGAACTGTTTCGGCTCGGTCATCTCCAACAACGTGAATCACGTGGTCAAATTGCTGACCGCGATCACCATCATCATTACGTTGCCGATGGTTATCGGAACGTTCTACGGCATGAACGTCGAACTGCCGATACAGAGTAATCCGCATGCATTCGCTATCATTATGGTCATGTCGGTGACCATTACGTCGATTACGGCGATTCTGTTCTGGAGGAAAAAGTATTTCTAG
- a CDS encoding cation diffusion facilitator family transporter, translating to MELYGDIKQGEKGAWLSIVAYIFLSLLKLIIGYTFNSEALLADGLNNSTDIVASIAVLVGLKISRKPPDRNHKYGHFRAETVAALIASIIMVVVGIQVLYQSFGKFFEETLVKPDMITAWTAVFSAGVMYLVYLYNVRLAKRINSSAIMATAQDNRSDALVSIGAFVGIIGSQLGWPLLDPIAAFIVGIIICRTAIHIFKDASHALTDGFDEKRLKRFKKTIESTPGVNEVKDIKARIHGNNVLLDVTIQVNSNLNVVQSHDISDAIEKSMLQEHQVGHVHIHVEPEYRKA from the coding sequence ATGGAGCTGTACGGGGATATCAAACAAGGGGAAAAAGGGGCATGGCTTAGCATCGTTGCCTACATTTTCTTGTCGCTGCTTAAGTTGATCATAGGCTATACGTTTAACTCCGAGGCATTGCTTGCCGACGGCTTAAACAATTCCACGGATATCGTCGCGTCGATAGCCGTATTAGTCGGTTTGAAAATTTCAAGAAAACCTCCGGACCGCAATCATAAATACGGACATTTTCGGGCGGAAACGGTTGCGGCTCTTATCGCCTCCATCATCATGGTCGTTGTCGGGATTCAGGTCCTCTACCAGTCTTTCGGCAAGTTTTTTGAAGAGACTCTCGTTAAACCCGATATGATAACGGCATGGACCGCGGTTTTCTCCGCCGGCGTGATGTATTTGGTTTACTTATACAACGTACGTTTAGCCAAGAGGATTAACAGTAGCGCGATTATGGCCACGGCTCAGGATAATCGATCGGATGCGCTTGTAAGCATAGGCGCTTTCGTCGGAATTATCGGATCGCAATTGGGATGGCCATTGCTGGACCCCATTGCCGCTTTTATCGTAGGGATTATCATTTGCCGAACGGCTATCCATATTTTCAAAGACGCATCGCACGCGTTAACGGACGGCTTCGACGAAAAGAGGCTTAAGCGTTTCAAGAAAACGATCGAATCGACCCCCGGCGTCAACGAAGTCAAAGATATTAAAGCAAGAATACATGGGAATAACGTTCTATTGGATGTCACGATTCAAGTCAACTCGAACTTGAACGTCGTTCAAAGTCACGACATAAGCGATGCGATAGAGAAAAGCATGTTGCAAGAACATCAAGTCGGGCACGTGCATATCCATGTTGAACCGGAATATAGGAAAGCATGA
- a CDS encoding DUF86 domain-containing protein, producing the protein MYDVNVESIRNRLACLPELAQALSAMTVSWTGSLMEGLAQERALHLAAEIATDVGHTLIDGFIMRDASSYEDIIEIIAGEGVLTEQVAIPLRQLVLLRKSLVQEYDQWPRSELHPLTAELPRVLMGFSDQVQAYLQQELI; encoded by the coding sequence ATGTATGACGTGAACGTGGAAAGCATTCGTAATCGGCTCGCTTGTTTGCCGGAACTCGCCCAGGCCCTGTCCGCGATGACCGTTTCCTGGACAGGCAGTTTAATGGAGGGCTTAGCTCAGGAACGAGCTCTGCATCTTGCCGCGGAGATCGCGACGGATGTCGGCCATACGTTAATCGACGGCTTTATTATGCGCGATGCGAGCAGCTACGAGGACATTATCGAGATTATCGCCGGAGAAGGCGTCCTAACCGAACAAGTGGCGATCCCGTTGCGACAGTTGGTTCTGTTGCGCAAGTCACTTGTTCAAGAGTACGACCAGTGGCCGCGGAGCGAATTACACCCGTTAACGGCCGAGCTTCCGAGGGTATTGATGGGATTTTCCGATCAGGTACAAGCATATTTGCAACAAGAGTTAATCTAA
- a CDS encoding Dabb family protein — MITHIVLFKLKDRSPESIATTVQVLRDMEGKIDELRHLEVGTDVLHSERSYDIGLITKFDSLEALQAYNVHPVHKKVIEHMTSVREASVSVDYES; from the coding sequence ATGATTACTCATATCGTACTTTTCAAATTAAAAGACCGCAGCCCGGAGAGCATCGCGACAACGGTACAAGTATTACGCGACATGGAGGGCAAGATCGACGAGTTACGCCATCTGGAAGTCGGTACGGACGTTCTACATTCGGAGCGTTCGTACGATATCGGCTTGATTACGAAATTCGATTCCTTGGAAGCGTTGCAAGCGTATAACGTACATCCGGTACACAAGAAAGTGATCGAACATATGACGTCCGTTCGCGAAGCTTCGGTTAGCGTCGACTACGAGTCCTAA
- a CDS encoding cupredoxin domain-containing protein, producing MHKWLLSTLITIACAMGVYLMATGLPEKPKDEASELKEGQELLKIKATNFNFDEKEYRVKAGTNYKVKFSNTLGNHGVEIVGLDLELTKDNPELEVTFDKPGEYEMHCSIMCGQGHGDMVSKLIVE from the coding sequence ATGCATAAATGGCTTTTGTCCACTTTGATCACGATCGCGTGCGCAATGGGGGTATACTTGATGGCGACCGGATTGCCGGAGAAGCCGAAGGATGAAGCCTCCGAATTAAAGGAAGGCCAAGAGTTGCTGAAAATCAAAGCTACTAACTTTAACTTCGATGAAAAGGAATACCGCGTGAAAGCGGGAACGAACTACAAAGTCAAGTTCTCCAATACGCTTGGTAACCACGGCGTCGAAATCGTAGGTCTTGATCTCGAGTTGACCAAAGACAATCCCGAGCTGGAAGTTACCTTCGACAAGCCGGGCGAATATGAGATGCATTGTTCGATCATGTGCGGACAAGGCCATGGAGATATGGTCTCGAAATTAATCGTCGAGTAA
- a CDS encoding NAD-dependent malic enzyme: protein MRLEGGTSVILRVEMDKQAVTFGELVSLIGQQGGDIVAIDVIQPGRKTEVRDLTVSVVEPSVVETLSAAVSAMKGIHLVNVSDRTFLLHLGGKIEVHSKVPIKNRDDLSRVYTPGVAKVCLAIRDDPSKAHSLTIRRNTVAVVSDGTAVLGLGDIGPHAAMPVMEGKAMLFKELAGVDAFPICLDTKDPEEIIAIVKALAPTFGGINLEDISSPRCFEIENRLKELLDIPVFHDDQHGTAVVLLAGLLNALKIVGKAIEEIKVVVCGIGAAGVACSRMLLAAGVTHLVGVDKDGAIHRGVRYENEAWNDYAAITNPRQETGRLADVIAGADVFIGLSRPRLLNNEDVRKMKPDPIVFAMANPDPEISPEEAGSYVRVYATGRSDYPNQLNNVLAFPGIFRGALDARASTISESMKLAAAKAIASIVTDEELNEEYIIPSVFNDKVVPAVRKAVIQEAIHSGVARKIPSDFRNLD from the coding sequence ATGAGATTAGAAGGCGGCACGAGCGTTATTCTACGCGTTGAAATGGACAAGCAAGCGGTAACATTCGGTGAACTTGTATCTTTAATCGGGCAACAAGGCGGCGACATCGTTGCGATTGACGTCATTCAACCGGGCAGAAAAACGGAAGTTCGAGATTTAACGGTAAGCGTCGTCGAGCCGTCGGTCGTCGAAACCCTATCGGCGGCGGTAAGCGCGATGAAGGGAATCCATCTCGTGAACGTATCGGATCGTACTTTCCTGCTTCACTTGGGAGGTAAGATCGAAGTGCATTCGAAGGTGCCGATCAAAAACCGCGACGATCTTTCCCGCGTCTATACTCCGGGAGTCGCGAAGGTGTGTTTGGCGATACGGGACGATCCGAGCAAAGCGCATTCCTTGACGATTCGCCGGAATACGGTTGCGGTCGTATCGGACGGTACGGCGGTGCTCGGACTCGGCGATATCGGCCCTCACGCGGCGATGCCGGTCATGGAAGGAAAAGCGATGCTGTTCAAGGAACTGGCAGGAGTAGATGCGTTCCCGATTTGCTTGGATACGAAGGACCCGGAAGAGATCATCGCGATCGTTAAGGCGCTGGCCCCGACCTTCGGCGGGATCAACCTGGAGGATATCTCGTCTCCGAGATGTTTCGAAATCGAAAACCGGCTCAAGGAGCTGTTGGATATTCCCGTCTTTCACGACGATCAGCACGGAACGGCCGTCGTACTGCTGGCAGGGCTGCTCAACGCGCTGAAGATCGTCGGTAAGGCCATCGAAGAAATTAAAGTGGTCGTATGCGGGATCGGAGCAGCCGGGGTAGCTTGTTCGCGGATGCTGCTTGCGGCTGGCGTGACCCATCTTGTCGGGGTCGATAAGGACGGCGCCATTCATCGAGGCGTTCGATACGAGAACGAAGCGTGGAACGATTACGCCGCCATCACGAATCCTCGCCAGGAAACCGGAAGACTCGCCGATGTCATTGCGGGAGCGGACGTATTCATTGGGTTGTCTAGGCCAAGACTACTGAATAACGAGGACGTTCGGAAAATGAAACCGGATCCGATCGTATTCGCGATGGCGAACCCCGACCCGGAAATTTCCCCGGAGGAAGCCGGTTCGTACGTTCGGGTCTATGCGACCGGGCGTTCCGACTATCCGAACCAACTGAATAACGTACTCGCGTTTCCGGGAATATTCCGCGGCGCCTTGGACGCAAGGGCTAGCACGATAAGCGAATCCATGAAGCTGGCTGCGGCCAAAGCGATTGCTTCGATCGTGACCGACGAAGAATTGAACGAAGAATACATCATCCCGAGCGTTTTTAACGATAAAGTCGTTCCCGCCGTTCGCAAAGCCGTCATCCAAGAAGCGATACATAGCGGGGTAGCGCGTAAAATACCAAGCGATTTTCGGAATTTAGACTAA
- a CDS encoding phage holin family protein, translated as MQFHAGIFCALMGAVISFSFGVWNESLTFLLVLMAIDYITGVAAAIKDGSGLNSNIGFWGLFKKGLILLMMIIAHRLDLLLGIDIVMGSAVFFYIANELLSVIENYGRLGLPLPERIKRIVLVLRDRAGEVKNKENPGP; from the coding sequence ATGCAATTTCATGCTGGGATATTTTGCGCGCTAATGGGAGCAGTGATTTCCTTCTCGTTCGGCGTGTGGAACGAATCTCTTACTTTCCTGCTCGTTCTTATGGCGATCGATTACATTACCGGCGTAGCGGCCGCGATCAAGGACGGTAGCGGATTAAATAGCAACATCGGCTTCTGGGGTTTGTTCAAAAAAGGGCTGATTTTGCTAATGATGATTATCGCTCATCGGTTAGATCTTTTACTAGGTATCGATATTGTAATGGGGAGCGCCGTATTTTTCTATATCGCCAACGAGTTGCTCTCCGTTATCGAGAATTACGGTCGTTTGGGACTTCCGTTGCCGGAACGAATCAAACGAATCGTATTGGTGCTAAGGGATAGAGCAGGCGAAGTAAAGAACAAAGAGAACCCGGGACCTTAA
- a CDS encoding glycoside hydrolase family 13 protein codes for MQKEAIYHINDIPYLFTVGEHEVKIRIRAKRDEVSQCTLLHSDRYQPPGHGTSVQLALAATTDLHDYFEGVLYSDTGRIRYQFLLSGKDGTQVWYGEYGASDSRGKAGYFHCASVAASDEGAPPSWVKDAVVYQIFPDRFANGNPAIDPDNVRSWTSPEEPERDSFYGGDLLGIIGKLPYLHDLGINVIYMTPVFESPSNHKYDTTDYYSIDPHFGQMEDLKRLVKEAHALNMRVVLDAVFNHAGDRFFAFQDLLINGADSEYKDWFFVDRFPIVQSPSPSYESFGIHSPTMPKLNTGNPEVMRYLLDVAKYWIKEVGIDGWRLDVANEVDHRFWRRLREEIKGIDRELLLVGEIMHYAGPWLRGEQFDGVMNYLFRDAVIGFFAKQSITARAFVGQIESIRMQYTDHANSSMFNLIGSHDTERFLTACAHGEWGWSEKQEVARLKLAALFQLTYTGMPFIYYGDEVGMTGGEDPGCRKPMIWDDRLRNTSVLTHYKELISLRKQYAALREGEFKEWFVDEATNSFGFIRRLDGQCVGIVLNNSPDEHPFKLEAPRGVAIHGVDKLYGSDEFEWDRGLLTGSLSPYHAVILLLK; via the coding sequence ATGCAGAAAGAAGCAATCTACCATATTAATGATATTCCTTATTTGTTTACGGTCGGCGAGCATGAGGTGAAAATTCGTATACGCGCGAAGCGGGACGAGGTTTCCCAATGTACTCTGCTTCACTCGGACCGATATCAGCCGCCGGGGCATGGAACATCGGTTCAACTCGCGTTAGCCGCGACTACCGATCTGCATGATTATTTCGAGGGAGTTCTCTATTCGGATACGGGAAGAATTCGATATCAATTTCTGTTATCCGGAAAAGATGGAACGCAAGTCTGGTACGGGGAGTATGGAGCATCCGATAGTCGCGGGAAGGCCGGTTATTTCCACTGCGCCTCCGTTGCCGCTTCGGACGAAGGCGCCCCTCCGTCATGGGTAAAGGATGCCGTCGTCTATCAAATTTTCCCGGATCGATTCGCGAACGGGAATCCGGCTATCGATCCCGACAACGTTAGAAGTTGGACTTCGCCCGAAGAGCCCGAACGGGATTCGTTCTATGGCGGAGATCTGCTCGGCATTATCGGGAAGCTTCCTTATCTTCATGACTTAGGTATTAACGTCATCTATATGACACCCGTATTCGAATCGCCGTCCAACCATAAGTACGATACGACGGACTATTATTCTATCGATCCGCATTTCGGGCAAATGGAAGACTTGAAGCGCCTCGTAAAGGAAGCACATGCCCTGAATATGAGGGTCGTTCTGGATGCGGTATTCAACCATGCGGGAGATCGTTTCTTCGCCTTTCAGGATTTACTAATCAACGGTGCCGACTCCGAATACAAGGATTGGTTTTTCGTCGATCGGTTCCCGATCGTCCAATCCCCGAGTCCGAGCTATGAATCTTTCGGCATTCATTCCCCGACGATGCCGAAGCTGAACACGGGAAATCCCGAAGTGATGCGCTATTTGCTGGATGTCGCGAAATATTGGATCAAGGAGGTCGGGATCGACGGCTGGAGGCTCGACGTAGCCAACGAAGTCGATCATCGGTTCTGGCGGCGTTTACGCGAAGAGATCAAAGGGATCGACCGCGAACTGCTGCTTGTCGGAGAAATCATGCATTATGCCGGACCTTGGTTAAGGGGAGAACAATTCGACGGGGTCATGAATTATTTGTTCCGCGATGCGGTCATCGGTTTTTTCGCCAAACAGTCGATAACGGCCCGCGCTTTCGTCGGTCAGATCGAATCCATTCGAATGCAGTATACCGATCATGCCAACTCTTCCATGTTTAACTTGATCGGAAGCCACGATACGGAGAGATTTCTGACGGCATGCGCGCACGGCGAATGGGGCTGGAGCGAGAAACAAGAAGTCGCCCGGTTGAAACTGGCAGCGCTGTTTCAGCTTACTTATACGGGGATGCCATTCATCTATTACGGCGATGAAGTCGGGATGACGGGAGGCGAGGATCCAGGCTGTCGCAAACCGATGATTTGGGATGACCGGCTGCGGAACACGTCGGTTCTAACGCATTACAAAGAACTGATCTCGCTAAGAAAACAATACGCGGCATTACGAGAAGGAGAATTCAAAGAGTGGTTCGTTGATGAAGCGACGAATTCGTTCGGGTTTATTCGCCGGCTAGACGGGCAGTGCGTAGGAATCGTGCTGAACAACAGCCCGGACGAGCATCCGTTCAAGCTGGAAGCGCCTAGGGGCGTCGCGATTCACGGCGTCGATAAGCTGTACGGTTCCGATGAATTCGAATGGGATCGCGGACTTCTGACAGGATCGCTATCCCCGTATCATGCAGTAATCCTTCTATTAAAGTAG
- a CDS encoding sugar ABC transporter permease, with protein MKARHLITYVILILLTASIVYPALWIVMSSLKVGNSLYSETLIPKAFTFDHYRELFTSTRYQYAQWYMNTIKVAVLSAILGTLMTLLGSYAMARFRFIGRKFGLMGMLVLNMFPSFMSLVAIYILMLQFELLNSHWALILVYSSGAFISNVFVAKGFYDTIPRSLEEAARIDGATHWKVFTTVMIPLSKPMLTYVSLVIFNGAWVDFIFARLILRTADKETLAVGLYDIVNQQTSTDFTFFAAGAVLLAVPVLILFVWLQRFLVEGLTSGASKG; from the coding sequence ATGAAAGCACGCCATCTGATTACGTACGTGATTCTGATCCTGCTGACCGCGTCGATCGTCTATCCGGCGCTCTGGATCGTCATGTCCTCTTTAAAGGTAGGAAATAGTTTGTACAGCGAGACGTTAATCCCCAAGGCGTTTACTTTCGACCACTATAGGGAGCTGTTTACGAGCACTCGTTACCAATACGCGCAGTGGTATATGAACACGATCAAGGTTGCCGTGCTTTCGGCTATTCTAGGAACGCTTATGACTTTGTTAGGCTCCTACGCGATGGCCAGGTTTCGGTTCATCGGCCGCAAGTTCGGATTGATGGGGATGCTTGTCCTGAATATGTTTCCAAGCTTCATGTCGCTCGTGGCGATCTATATTCTGATGCTGCAGTTCGAACTGCTCAATTCGCATTGGGCTTTGATTCTCGTCTATAGTTCGGGCGCGTTCATCAGTAACGTTTTCGTCGCCAAAGGCTTTTACGATACGATTCCAAGAAGCCTGGAAGAAGCGGCGAGAATAGACGGAGCTACCCATTGGAAAGTGTTTACGACGGTCATGATTCCGTTGTCCAAGCCTATGCTGACTTATGTGAGTCTCGTTATCTTCAACGGGGCTTGGGTGGATTTTATATTCGCCAGATTGATCTTGAGAACCGCGGACAAAGAAACTTTGGCAGTCGGACTTTACGATATCGTTAATCAACAGACGTCGACGGACTTTACCTTTTTCGCCGCAGGCGCGGTATTGTTGGCCGTTCCCGTACTCATTCTGTTTGTTTGGCTGCAACGATTCTTGGTCGAGGGATTAACCTCGGGAGCATCCAAAGGCTAG
- a CDS encoding carbohydrate ABC transporter permease → MTRHTPQATLLSVLFMGLGQWYNRQFMKGLLFASIEIAGIYWIASRLGKSVQGLFSLGDTPRGMVKVGKVYQPVDGDHSIFLMVEGLISLILVLLLVFLYCICIRDARLTALNREKGIKPHSFRVTLSNMANRNFPYLILAIPVTAALLLTVMPIIFSVLVAFTDFAAPNLPPAKLVHWVGFDVFKNLVNLGSWSKTLVGVATWTVVWAVAATLTTYLLGTIVAVLIQQKGIRLKAFWRTMLVIPFAVPNLVSLLVFRNLLNEEFGPINQYLELLGLSGLPWLNDPTWARITVIFVNLWLGFPLIMILVSGILTTIPKDLYEAAEVDGAPRFYTFRVITLPLVLYSTAPILIMQFAGNFNNFNVIFLLTNGNPVVPEYVYAGGTDLLVTWLYKLTLTNNQYNFASVLSILVFIFIASVSILNYRRTRSFKEEDLIQ, encoded by the coding sequence ATGACCAGACATACCCCTCAAGCCACGCTGCTGTCCGTTTTGTTCATGGGATTAGGACAATGGTACAATCGCCAGTTCATGAAAGGACTTCTCTTCGCGTCCATCGAGATAGCGGGTATTTATTGGATCGCTAGTCGTTTAGGCAAATCCGTGCAAGGCTTGTTTTCTTTGGGAGATACTCCGCGGGGAATGGTGAAAGTCGGCAAAGTCTATCAACCGGTCGACGGAGACCACTCGATCTTCTTAATGGTAGAAGGACTGATCTCTTTGATTCTGGTCCTGCTGCTCGTCTTCCTCTATTGCATATGCATTCGCGACGCAAGACTAACCGCGCTTAATCGGGAAAAAGGGATAAAGCCGCATTCGTTCCGAGTGACTTTAAGCAATATGGCTAACCGCAATTTTCCTTATCTTATATTAGCTATCCCGGTAACGGCGGCGCTGCTGCTGACGGTTATGCCGATTATTTTCTCCGTGCTCGTGGCGTTCACGGATTTCGCGGCTCCGAATCTGCCTCCGGCGAAGTTGGTCCACTGGGTCGGATTCGACGTATTCAAGAACCTCGTGAACTTAGGGTCATGGAGCAAGACGTTAGTCGGCGTGGCAACATGGACCGTAGTTTGGGCGGTCGCGGCGACGCTCACGACTTATTTGTTAGGAACGATCGTCGCCGTGCTCATTCAGCAAAAAGGAATACGCCTGAAGGCATTCTGGAGAACGATGCTGGTCATCCCGTTCGCCGTGCCTAATCTCGTGTCGTTGCTCGTGTTCCGTAATCTCTTAAACGAAGAGTTCGGTCCGATCAATCAATATTTGGAGCTGCTCGGTCTTAGCGGACTTCCGTGGCTCAACGATCCGACATGGGCGAGAATTACGGTCATATTCGTAAACCTATGGTTAGGTTTTCCGCTCATCATGATTCTCGTGTCCGGTATTCTGACGACGATTCCCAAGGATCTGTACGAAGCGGCGGAAGTCGACGGAGCGCCGCGCTTCTATACTTTCCGCGTTATTACGCTTCCGCTGGTGCTGTACTCGACGGCTCCGATCCTTATCATGCAGTTCGCCGGCAACTTTAACAATTTCAACGTCATCTTCCTGCTCACGAACGGCAATCCGGTCGTGCCCGAATACGTGTATGCCGGGGGAACGGACTTGCTCGTGACCTGGCTTTACAAATTAACGTTGACGAACAATCAATACAACTTCGCCTCGGTGCTTAGCATTCTGGTGTTTATTTTCATCGCTTCCGTATCGATCTTGAATTATCGCAGAACCCGATCTTTCAAAGAGGAGGATCTGATCCAATGA
- a CDS encoding sugar ABC transporter substrate-binding protein, translating into MKRTVGLLALVTMMVFVLSACGGNNNKTDASPSASVASEETASESPSASNVSATEVAEPELKPEDGAKLKIWVDKTERTFIDSVLPDFKTKFGVDVTIEEVNIPNQAEKLETDGPAKLAADVLMLPHDKLSKLVVANLLLPNDLFEEETKASSLETAITASSYDGILYGYPETIETFGLFYNKALVKEVPKTWDEVIAFAKTFNDPANKKYTIAWLHNLYFNSMFIRPYGGYIFGKDGTDGSDIGLNNDGAVEGMKYYQSLFDIAPIKTTDLTYDIQSELFTSGKLAMTIDGPWSIGAYKGKVDFGIAPLPDLPGGKKSLSLAGVRSFYVNSYTEYPIAAKMLANFLVSKESALKDFELANIIPANKEANEDPRIKNDPILSGIVEQFKNSTPTPSIPEMNNVWGPTDAAFASIWNGKEDVKATLDKTVQSIKDLNSSVAK; encoded by the coding sequence ATGAAAAGAACAGTCGGATTACTCGCGTTAGTTACGATGATGGTGTTCGTGCTATCGGCATGCGGCGGCAATAACAACAAGACGGACGCTTCTCCGAGCGCTTCGGTAGCCTCTGAAGAAACGGCAAGCGAAAGTCCGTCGGCCTCGAATGTAAGCGCTACAGAAGTAGCCGAACCGGAGCTGAAGCCCGAAGACGGCGCAAAGTTGAAAATATGGGTCGACAAAACGGAAAGAACTTTTATCGACAGCGTTCTCCCCGATTTCAAGACGAAGTTCGGCGTGGACGTTACGATCGAGGAAGTCAACATCCCGAATCAAGCGGAGAAACTTGAAACCGACGGACCGGCCAAACTAGCGGCGGACGTTCTTATGCTTCCGCACGATAAATTATCGAAGCTGGTCGTCGCCAACCTGTTGTTGCCGAACGATCTCTTCGAAGAGGAAACGAAAGCGTCGTCTCTTGAAACCGCTATTACGGCCAGCTCGTACGATGGCATTCTATACGGCTATCCGGAAACGATCGAAACTTTCGGCTTATTTTATAATAAAGCGCTCGTGAAAGAAGTGCCGAAGACTTGGGACGAAGTCATCGCGTTCGCTAAGACGTTCAACGACCCCGCGAATAAGAAATATACGATCGCGTGGCTGCACAATCTGTATTTCAATAGCATGTTCATCAGACCTTACGGCGGGTATATTTTCGGTAAAGACGGAACGGACGGATCGGACATCGGCTTGAATAACGACGGAGCCGTCGAAGGAATGAAATATTATCAAAGCCTGTTCGATATCGCTCCGATCAAGACGACCGACTTGACCTACGATATCCAATCGGAGCTGTTCACTTCGGGCAAGCTTGCGATGACGATCGACGGACCTTGGTCTATCGGGGCGTACAAAGGGAAAGTAGATTTCGGCATCGCTCCGCTTCCCGATCTGCCGGGCGGCAAGAAATCTCTGTCTCTGGCGGGAGTAAGATCGTTCTACGTGAATTCGTACACCGAGTATCCGATAGCTGCCAAAATGCTCGCTAACTTCCTCGTCTCGAAGGAAAGCGCCTTGAAGGATTTCGAGTTGGCTAACATCATCCCGGCGAACAAAGAAGCCAACGAGGATCCAAGAATCAAGAACGATCCGATTCTGAGCGGTATCGTCGAACAATTCAAGAATTCGACGCCTACTCCGTCCATTCCGGAGATGAACAATGTATGGGGTCCGACGGATGCCGCGTTCGCCTCGATCTGGAACGGCAAGGAAGACGTTAAAGCGACGTTGGACAAAACGGTGCAATCGATTAAAGATTTGAACAGCTCCGTGGCGAAATAA